Proteins from a genomic interval of Rosa chinensis cultivar Old Blush chromosome 2, RchiOBHm-V2, whole genome shotgun sequence:
- the LOC112187926 gene encoding disease resistance protein RGA2: protein MADALISVLLEQLASVVYQHTNQAVKLVLNAEKDVESFSSKLKAIQAVLEDAEKKQVTDPRVEDWLEKLKDVSYEMDDVLDEWNTEILRRQVEEKQEKEGENANVTRKVCFPMSSVCFCFGQANEVIHRHNIARRIGELNEKLTSIANEREMYGFHQSTKGGPDDQQLIQLQKTSSLVDISTIFGRKEEKEMLLSKLLRESSLEGGRFLLIPIVGMGGMGKTTLAQLAYNDGKVTNHFHKKVWVCVSSPFDEIKIAKAIIENLDKNETQKSSNELETLLQCIMSHVKDKKFLLILDDVWTENPKEWESLKLPVIMQSCAEGSTILVTTRKQEVAKMMGANSSMIYLDKLSDRDCLALFNSIAFLDRKEDEAAGFGAIGEEIVKKCKGLPLTAKTLGSLVRYKKTRKEWRYVLNSKIWELEEVKEQVFRPLLLSYYDLAPAVKRCLLYCAIFPKNYNLKKDNLIELWMSQDYLNSKENKEKRREGQYYFESLAMRYFFQDFVVDEMGNIERCKMHDIVHDFVQFLTKKECIIIEVVKGDNQIVELRGENVRHLTLANVPKGPLSFPSSNSDRCVNVRSLTLVDSSITTIKPGSVLQMKSLRTLNLSGNYGLTELPKEVGELIHLRYMDLSHNVYLKELPDAVCDLYNLQTLVLIQCMSLEKLPKAMGKLINLKHLYVAECLVLRYLPKGIGSLKSLQALDCYRVCEGEAAALKLGDLGIMDQLQGSLVIGGFGNKDDASEIEKAQLGNKEHLSHLRVYFAFHFEEGSQRKGDSEIVKALQPHQNLESLSIWHCCGTTESLYWIKSLHNLRKVDLGFWTFCEFLPPLGKLPSLEILEIGGMGKVKKVGVEFLGIEEEEETETTFSGILFPKLKRLIFRGMAEWEEWEGITEEEDSSSSSSSEITIMPRLSSLQILRCRKLKALPDFLHKITTLRTLEITACPILKQDYQQGVGKEWHNISHIPNITIQSEWY, encoded by the coding sequence ATGGCTGATGCACTCATCTCCGTGCTTCTGGAGCAATTGGCTTCAGTAGTTTATCAACACACAAATCAAGCGGTGAAACTGGTTTTGAATGCTGAGAAAGACGTTGAAAGTTTCAGCAGCAAGCTCAAAGCAATCCAGGCTGTGCTTGAGGATGCAGAGAAGAAACAAGTGACAGACCCTAGGGTGGAAGACTGGTTGGAGAAGCTGAAAGATGTGTCGTACGAAATGGACGACGTGCTAGATGAGTGGAACACTGAAATTCTCAGACGGCAAGTGGAGGAGAAGCAAGAGAAGGAAGGAGAAAAtgctaatgttacaaggaaggTATGTTTCCCCATGTCCTctgtttgcttttgttttggccAAGCCAATGAGGTCATTCATCGTCATAACATAGCTAGAAGGATAGGGGAACTGAATGAGAAGTTAACTTCGATTGCTAATGAAAGAGAAATGTATGGCTTTCATCAGTCCACAAAAGGTGGCCCTGATGATCAGCAGCTTATTCAACTAcagaagacttcatctttggtcgaTATATCTacgatatttggccgaaaagaagaaaaagagatgtTGTTGAGCAAGTTGTTGAGAGAGAGTAGCCTAGAAGGGGGACGGTTCCTTCTCATTCCTATTGTAGGGATGGGAGGGATGGGGAAAACAACTCTTGCCCAATTAGCTTATAATGATGGAAAGGTTACAAATCATTTTCATAAGAAAGTATGGGTTTGTGTCTCGAGCCCTTTTGACGAGATTAAGATTGCCAAAGCGATCATTGAGAATCTAGATAAAAATGAAACCCAAAAGAGTTCAAATGAGTTGGAAACTCTATTACAATGTATAATGTCACACGTTAAGGATAAGAAGTTCCTTCTTATCCTAGATGATGTGTGGACGGAAAACCCAAAAGAGTGGGAAAGTTTGAAACTACCAGTAATAATGCAAAGTTGTGCTGAAGGTAGTACAATACTAGTGACCACGCGAAAACAAGAGGTTGCTAAAATGATGGGAGCAAACAGTAGCATGATCTATTTAGACAAGTTGAGCGATAGGGATTGTCTAGCATTGTTCAATAGCATCGCATTTTTGGATAGGAAAGAAGATGAGGCTGCTGGATTTGGAGCTATTGGTGAGGAAATTGTGAAAAAGTGTAAAGGTTTGCCTCTTACTGCAAAAACTTTAGGCAGTCTAGTGCGGTATAAGAAAACAAGAAAGGAATGGCGATATGTTCTGAATAGTAAGATATGGGAATTAGAGGAAGTTAAGGAACAAGTTTTCCGACCACTATTACTAAGTTATTATGATTTGGCCCCAGCAGTCAAAAGGTGTCTTTTGTATTGTGCTATATTTCCCAAAAATTATAATCTCAAAAAAGATAATTTGATTGAGCTTTGGATGTCTCAAGATTATCTTAAttcaaaggaaaataaagaaaagagaagagaaggtcAATATTATTTTGAGAGTCTAGCAATGCGATATTTCTTCCAAGATTTTGTGGTAGATGAGATGGGAAATATTGAAAGGTGCAAAATGCATGATATTGTGCATGACTTTGTGCAATTTCTTACAAAAAAAGAATGCATTATTATAGAAGTAGTTAAAGGTGACAATCAAATAGTGGAGCTACGGGGTGAAAATGTGCGTCATTTGACCCTAGCAAATGTACCCAAAGGTCCACTTTCATTTCCTAGTTCAAATAGTGACAGATGCGTAAATGTGCGTAGCCTCACACTCGTTGATTCAAGCATTACAACCATAAAGCCTGGTTCAGTTTTgcaaatgaaaagccttaggACATTGAATTTGAGTGGTAATTATGGCCTCACTGAACTTCCAAAAGAGGTGGGTGAATTGATTCATTTGAGATATATGGATTTGTCTCATAATGTGTATTTGAAAGAGTTACCGGATGCTGTGTGTGATTTATACAATCTACAGACTCTGGTTCTTATACAGTGCATGAGTCTTGAGAAACTACCCAAGGCAATGGGAAAGTTGATCAACTTAAAGCATCTATATGTTGCCGAGTGTCTGGTGCTGAGGTACTTACCAAAAGGGATTGGGAGTTTGAAAAGTCTGCAAGCACTAGACTGCTATCGTGTATGTGAGGGTGAAGCAGCAGCATTGAAATTAGGAGATCTCGGAATCATGGACCAGCTTCAGGGGAGCCTTGTGATAGGTGGATTTGGGAATAAGGATGATGCGAGTGAGATTGAGAAAGCACAGTTGGGGAATAAGGAGCACCTCTCTCATTTGCGAGTATATTTCGCGTTTCATTTTGAAGAGGGCTCGCAGAGAAAAGGTGATTCAGAAATAGTGAAAGCATTGCAACCACATCAAAATTTGGAATCTTTATCCATTTGGCATTGCTGTGGCACCACCGAGTCTCTCTATTGGATCAAGTCTTTACACAATTTGAGAAAAGTTGATCTCGGTTTTTGGACATTTTGTGAGTTTTTGCCTCCTCTTGGAAAACTGCCATCGCTTGAAATTCTGGAAATTGGTGGGATGGGGAAAGTGAAAAAGGTGGGAGTTGAATTTCTGggaatagaagaagaagaagaaaccgaAACGACTTTCTCAGGAATTCTATTCCCCAAATTGAAACGACTTATTTTCCGTGGCATGGCCGAGTGGGAAGAGTGGGAAGGAATAACAGAGGAGgaggattcttcttcttcttcttcttctgaaattACAATAATGCCTCGCCTTTCTTCCTTGCAAATTCTGAGGTGCCGAAAGCTCAAAGCACTGCCAGACTTCCTGCACAAGATAACAACACTGCGTACTTTGGAGATCACGGCTTGTCCGATTCTCAAACAAGACTACCAACAAGGCGTGGGGAAGGAGTGGCACAACATTTCTCACATCCCAAACATCACAATTCAATCTGAATGGTATTAA